The Bacteroides acidifaciens genome includes a region encoding these proteins:
- a CDS encoding helix-turn-helix domain-containing protein, giving the protein MIQEEFKFYKPCKLLQPYIRYYWVFKSNRPLDAFTYPIGCPQIIFHKQAPLYIPELNITQDKLTVSGQVNFSSHLYADGNTEMIVVVFHPHTMSMFLNMPTSLFYNQEVSGYSLENKSLNELAARIFNCENNSICISYIEKWLVSQIADNLTDTTYRIERIDAAIQRIYITPQISVNELSSIACLSKKQFERLFHSFVGINPKEYTRIVRFQKALAQMQHQAGKEINQAQIAYASGYADQSHFIREFKKFCGYTPVSLLKVSNPYSDLFTNPV; this is encoded by the coding sequence ATGATTCAAGAGGAGTTCAAATTTTACAAGCCATGTAAGTTGTTGCAACCTTATATAAGATATTATTGGGTATTCAAGAGCAATCGACCGCTGGATGCCTTTACTTATCCTATCGGTTGCCCTCAAATCATTTTCCATAAACAAGCACCGTTATATATCCCTGAACTGAATATTACACAAGACAAACTGACTGTGAGCGGACAAGTTAATTTCTCATCCCATTTGTATGCTGACGGCAATACAGAAATGATAGTGGTTGTATTCCACCCTCACACTATGAGTATGTTTCTGAACATGCCGACTTCACTCTTTTACAATCAAGAAGTGTCCGGTTACAGCCTTGAAAACAAGAGTTTGAATGAGCTGGCTGCACGAATATTCAACTGTGAGAATAATTCTATTTGCATAAGCTATATAGAAAAATGGCTGGTGTCACAAATTGCCGATAATTTGACTGATACCACATACAGAATTGAAAGAATAGATGCCGCCATACAGCGAATATATATCACTCCGCAAATCTCTGTAAACGAATTATCTTCCATTGCCTGCCTAAGTAAAAAACAGTTTGAGCGGTTGTTTCATTCATTTGTAGGCATCAATCCCAAAGAATATACCCGTATCGTCCGCTTCCAAAAGGCTTTGGCGCAGATGCAGCATCAAGCGGGCAAAGAAATCAATCAGGCACAAATAGCATACGCCAGCGGCTATGCCGACCAGTCGCACTTTATCCGGGAGTTCAAGAAATTCTGCGGATATACGCCCGTGTCTTTGCTGAAAGTATCAAATCCATATTCCGATTTGTTCACCAATCCCGTATAA
- a CDS encoding NADH-dependent [FeFe] hydrogenase, group A6, whose protein sequence is MEEKQITLQIDGHFITVPEGSTILEAANKIGINIPTLCHIDLKGTCIKNNPASCRICVVEVIGRRNLAPACATRCTEGMIVKTSTLRVMNARKVVAELILSDHPNDCLTCPKCGNCELQTLALRFNIREMPFNGGELSPRKREITASIVRNMDKCIFCRRCESVCNDVQTVGALGAIRRGFNTTIAPAFDRMMTESECTYCGQCVAVCPVGALTERDYTNRLLDDLTNPNKVVIVQTAPAVRAALGEEFGFPPGTLVTGKMVYALRELGFDYVFDTDFAADLTIMEEGSEILNRLTRYLNGDKSVRLPILTSCCPAWVNFFEHHFPDMLDIPSTARSPQQMFGSIAKSYWAEKMGIPREKLVVVSIMPCLAKKYECDRDEFKVNGIPDVDYSISTRELARLIKRANIGFPLVLDSPFDNPMGESTGAGVIFGTTGGVMEAALRSVYEIYTGEPLQNVNFEQVRGLNGVRRATINLNGFELKVGIAHGLGNARHLLEDIRNGHNEYHVIEIMACPGGCIGGGGQPLHHGNSEVLYARANALYREDANKPLRKSHDNPYIKKLYEEYLGKPLGEISETLLHTHYFNKSMD, encoded by the coding sequence ATGGAAGAAAAACAAATTACTCTCCAAATAGACGGCCACTTTATCACCGTCCCCGAAGGAAGCACCATCCTCGAAGCTGCCAACAAAATAGGCATCAACATACCTACTTTGTGCCACATTGACTTGAAAGGAACCTGTATAAAAAACAATCCCGCTTCCTGCCGTATCTGTGTAGTCGAAGTCATAGGACGGCGCAACCTGGCTCCTGCCTGCGCCACCCGTTGCACGGAAGGCATGATAGTCAAGACCAGTACCCTGCGTGTGATGAACGCCCGCAAAGTAGTAGCCGAGCTGATTCTTTCCGACCATCCCAACGACTGCCTCACCTGTCCGAAATGCGGTAACTGCGAGCTTCAGACACTGGCTCTGCGCTTCAATATCCGGGAGATGCCTTTCAATGGCGGCGAGCTGTCTCCCCGCAAACGGGAAATCACCGCTTCCATCGTCCGCAACATGGACAAATGTATTTTCTGCCGCCGTTGCGAAAGTGTCTGCAACGATGTGCAGACAGTTGGCGCGCTCGGTGCCATCCGCCGCGGTTTCAACACAACGATAGCTCCCGCTTTCGACCGCATGATGACAGAGAGTGAATGTACCTATTGCGGTCAGTGTGTAGCTGTCTGCCCGGTAGGCGCGTTGACCGAACGTGATTACACCAACCGCCTGCTAGACGACTTGACCAACCCGAACAAGGTAGTCATCGTGCAGACCGCACCCGCCGTACGTGCCGCCTTGGGAGAAGAATTCGGATTTCCCCCCGGCACACTGGTTACCGGGAAAATGGTCTACGCCCTGCGTGAACTGGGATTCGATTACGTATTCGACACCGATTTCGCAGCCGACCTCACCATCATGGAAGAAGGCTCCGAAATCCTGAACCGTCTGACGCGTTATCTCAACGGAGACAAATCCGTCCGTCTGCCCATCCTGACTTCCTGTTGTCCGGCATGGGTGAACTTCTTCGAGCATCATTTCCCGGATATGTTGGATATACCGTCCACCGCCCGCTCTCCGCAACAGATGTTCGGCTCCATCGCCAAATCTTACTGGGCGGAGAAAATGGGAATCCCCAGGGAGAAGTTAGTCGTCGTATCCATCATGCCCTGCCTGGCAAAGAAATACGAATGTGACCGCGACGAATTCAAAGTAAACGGCATCCCCGACGTAGACTATTCCATCTCCACCCGCGAACTGGCACGACTGATTAAACGCGCTAACATCGGCTTCCCGCTCGTACTAGACAGCCCGTTCGACAACCCGATGGGCGAATCGACAGGCGCCGGCGTCATCTTCGGCACCACAGGCGGTGTGATGGAAGCCGCCCTGCGCTCCGTCTACGAAATCTACACCGGAGAGCCTCTCCAGAATGTAAATTTCGAACAAGTACGCGGACTGAACGGAGTCCGCCGCGCCACCATCAACCTGAACGGATTTGAACTAAAAGTAGGCATCGCACACGGACTGGGCAACGCCCGCCATCTACTGGAAGATATACGAAACGGGCACAACGAATATCACGTCATCGAAATCATGGCTTGCCCCGGCGGTTGTATCGGCGGTGGCGGCCAGCCACTGCACCATGGCAATTCGGAAGTATTATACGCCCGCGCCAACGCGCTTTATCGCGAAGACGCCAACAAACCGTTGCGCAAATCGCACGACAACCCGTATATCAAGAAACTGTACGAAGAATATCTCGGCAAACCTTTGGGCGAGATATCGGAAACGCTATTGCACACGCACTATTTCAACAAATCTATGGATTAA
- a CDS encoding PGN_0703 family putative restriction endonuclease gives MNGLDFIKSKQQSWAKRKNFNPLGGTIPNKGEKNYLYSLADNLFEPLSKENLDSYNSGDGNETKDSKTRLAKMKALHSSSAIVVNLFQYWQGKDVCPILNACKLTSRTTKVGYLIKNVGSVSPEKIPIIPSPLNYEIKFEEQFEISEDKSQFPHSPNIDVVIYTPLSTIGIESKFTEPYSSRKHGGLKQKYVENLSFWNGLPNLYELAKEISPNDTKFQYLDAAQLIKHILGLKKNSDEYNSNLVQKHHFVEGKRNLILKRKFHLLYLWYDVIGKEGSKHRKEIEQFAEIAKKDNIKFSHITYQEVIAKLSKEFHDGNESYCNYLTDRYL, from the coding sequence ATGAATGGATTAGATTTTATTAAATCGAAACAACAGAGTTGGGCAAAAAGAAAAAACTTCAATCCACTAGGAGGTACAATTCCCAATAAAGGAGAGAAAAACTATTTGTATAGTTTAGCAGATAATTTGTTTGAGCCGTTGTCTAAGGAGAATTTAGATTCTTATAATTCGGGTGACGGGAACGAAACAAAAGATTCTAAAACACGATTGGCAAAAATGAAAGCACTTCATTCATCTTCTGCGATTGTGGTTAATCTGTTCCAGTATTGGCAGGGAAAAGATGTTTGCCCGATTCTAAATGCATGCAAATTGACTTCAAGAACTACTAAGGTAGGCTATCTGATTAAGAATGTCGGTTCTGTTTCTCCTGAAAAAATTCCCATAATTCCTTCTCCACTTAATTACGAAATTAAATTTGAAGAGCAGTTTGAGATAAGTGAAGATAAATCTCAATTCCCACATTCACCCAATATTGATGTTGTGATTTATACTCCATTGTCTACTATTGGTATTGAGTCTAAATTTACAGAACCATATAGTAGTAGAAAACATGGAGGATTAAAACAAAAGTATGTTGAAAATCTCTCTTTTTGGAACGGATTGCCTAATCTGTATGAATTAGCAAAAGAAATTTCTCCTAATGATACTAAGTTCCAGTATTTAGATGCGGCACAATTAATAAAACACATATTAGGACTGAAAAAGAATAGTGACGAGTATAATTCAAATCTTGTTCAAAAGCATCATTTTGTAGAAGGTAAAAGGAATTTGATACTCAAACGCAAATTTCATCTCTTATATCTTTGGTACGATGTAATAGGAAAAGAGGGAAGTAAGCATAGAAAAGAGATAGAACAGTTTGCAGAAATTGCTAAAAAGGACAATATAAAGTTTAGCCATATAACCTATCAAGAAGTGATAGCAAAACTGTCAAAAGAATTTCATGATGGGAACGAATCTTATTGCAATTATCTAACAGACAGGTATTTGTAA
- a CDS encoding CatA-like O-acetyltransferase, family 2, protein MKEVNPQETSRAYAFEMWMNAPMPMVTFFKTLNVSRLVKISRKSGMKFNMLMCWCIGKAARSVKEFYMLPVGGKLMQYDTIAVNTIVANRKGEVSSCDIPFCDDLSLFNQHYLQLTKQVAESCVNHDLTESMVIGTSALAQYEIDGAVGMYSGIFNNPFLIWGKYKHRLLKTTLTVSFQFHHTQMDGAHASRFLDGIQRAIDNLQYK, encoded by the coding sequence ATGAAAGAAGTAAATCCCCAAGAAACCAGCCGTGCATACGCCTTTGAAATGTGGATGAACGCACCTATGCCAATGGTGACGTTCTTTAAGACACTCAACGTGTCACGCCTTGTGAAAATCAGCCGAAAATCGGGCATGAAGTTTAATATGTTGATGTGCTGGTGCATCGGCAAAGCCGCAAGGAGCGTGAAAGAATTTTATATGCTGCCCGTTGGCGGTAAACTGATGCAGTACGACACCATTGCAGTAAACACCATTGTCGCTAACAGAAAGGGCGAGGTAAGTTCGTGTGATATTCCTTTCTGCGATGATTTGTCTCTGTTCAATCAACACTATCTGCAACTTACCAAACAAGTGGCTGAAAGTTGCGTCAATCACGACTTGACGGAAAGCATGGTTATCGGAACTTCCGCATTGGCACAATATGAAATAGACGGTGCTGTCGGTATGTATAGCGGTATTTTTAATAATCCGTTCCTTATTTGGGGCAAATACAAACACCGCCTGCTGAAAACGACGCTTACCGTTTCTTTCCAGTTCCACCACACGCAAATGGATGGGGCGCACGCTTCCCGCTTTTTGGACGGGATTCAGAGAGCAATTGACAATTTGCAGTATAAGTAA
- a CDS encoding GyrI-like domain-containing protein, whose protein sequence is METDIEAKYCQTCGIPLDIDYNNLGVNTSAEYCDYCLKHGVKGYDFSMDYLIYLWGLFPEEYYKEVGISYTSQEIREVMSKRLPEIKRWKQKINTAHVLYELIVRVQEYINRHLFEELSLDAISQTAGISKYHFRRVFKAVCGENIGLYIQRLRLEYIAFKLISTNISVTELLCQINYQNKHTLSRAFKSYFKCTIPEFRKLHSNANPAGMYPVQIVPCIEKVPPVRIACLKLEWTEHINHDFTVLWKQILRLSENCGLQSSGCKFISLTLDCPLISSEEQTRFMVGITVPESFNVPNGFSVHEIEAGEYAVFQFKGLYHELNRVYRYIYLDWLPTSEYALREPYTFETYLNTPEKTPVSELRTDIYIPIVRKNK, encoded by the coding sequence ATGGAAACAGACATAGAAGCCAAATATTGCCAAACCTGCGGAATACCCTTAGATATTGACTACAATAATCTTGGGGTAAATACGAGTGCGGAATATTGCGACTATTGTTTGAAGCATGGTGTCAAGGGTTACGATTTTTCGATGGACTATCTGATTTACCTTTGGGGGCTTTTCCCCGAAGAGTATTATAAAGAAGTAGGTATATCCTATACTTCGCAGGAAATCAGAGAGGTAATGTCAAAACGGCTTCCCGAAATAAAACGGTGGAAACAAAAAATCAATACAGCCCACGTGTTATATGAGCTGATTGTAAGGGTACAAGAATACATTAACCGCCATTTGTTCGAGGAACTTAGTTTAGATGCCATATCGCAAACGGCAGGTATTTCCAAATACCATTTCCGGCGTGTCTTCAAAGCTGTATGTGGTGAAAATATCGGGCTTTACATTCAGCGGTTAAGATTGGAATATATCGCATTCAAGTTAATATCAACCAATATAAGCGTTACTGAATTGTTATGTCAAATAAACTACCAAAATAAACATACACTTTCAAGGGCATTCAAAAGTTATTTTAAGTGTACGATACCGGAATTTCGTAAACTACATTCCAATGCTAACCCCGCAGGAATGTATCCGGTGCAAATTGTTCCTTGCATTGAGAAAGTTCCGCCTGTTCGTATTGCCTGTTTGAAACTGGAATGGACGGAACATATAAACCATGATTTTACGGTATTATGGAAACAGATTCTACGTCTTTCTGAAAATTGCGGTTTACAGTCAAGTGGCTGTAAATTTATAAGCCTTACATTGGATTGTCCGCTAATTTCTTCAGAAGAACAAACCCGTTTCATGGTGGGTATAACCGTTCCGGAATCATTTAACGTTCCCAATGGCTTTTCTGTTCATGAAATAGAAGCCGGAGAATATGCAGTGTTTCAATTCAAGGGGCTATATCACGAGTTGAACAGAGTATATCGTTACATATACCTTGATTGGTTGCCGACAAGTGAATATGCGCTACGGGAGCCTTACACATTTGAAACCTATCTCAACACTCCCGAAAAGACCCCTGTTTCGGAGTTGAGAACGGATATTTATATTCCTATTGTGCGAAAGAACAAATGA
- the nuoE gene encoding NADH-quinone oxidoreductase subunit NuoE encodes MSDIKLACDVAEQVRTICDKHGNNPGELINILHEAQHLHGYLPEKMQRIIASKLNIPVSKVYGVVTFYTFFTMTPKGKHPISVCMGTACYVRGSEKLLEEFKRVLGIEVGETTPDGKFSLDCLRCVGACGLAPVVMIGEKVYGRLQPIDVKKIIEELE; translated from the coding sequence ATGTCAGATATAAAACTAGCCTGCGATGTGGCAGAACAAGTCAGAACGATTTGCGACAAGCACGGAAACAACCCAGGCGAACTAATCAATATTTTGCACGAAGCGCAACACCTGCACGGCTACCTGCCCGAAAAGATGCAACGCATCATCGCTTCCAAACTCAATATCCCCGTATCGAAAGTATATGGAGTGGTCACCTTCTATACCTTCTTCACCATGACTCCGAAAGGAAAACATCCCATCTCCGTCTGCATGGGTACGGCTTGTTACGTGCGCGGCTCCGAGAAGTTACTCGAAGAATTCAAACGCGTACTAGGCATCGAAGTTGGCGAAACTACACCGGATGGAAAATTCTCATTAGACTGTCTGCGCTGCGTAGGAGCCTGCGGACTGGCTCCGGTAGTGATGATTGGCGAGAAAGTGTACGGAAGATTGCAACCGATAGATGTGAAGAAGATTATCGAAGAGTTGGAATAA